The sequence ATTGAAGCGATTGTCGACGAACTCCGCTGAATTGATCCGCGCCGCCGCCTACGACTCGCTTGTCGACGGAAACGATCCCGACGTGCGCGCGGCGGGTGCGGCGGATAAATCGTGGCGCGTGCGCCGCGTCGTCGCCGCCGCTCTGGCCCGGGATTCGAATCGCAGGTCGGTTAGCCTCGCCGAGCAACTGGTCGCCGATGGCAATTTGGACGTGGCCCGGCAAACGATCGAATCCGTGGCGAATTGGCCGTTGGAGCAAGCCGGGCCGGTGCTAATGAAGGCCATGAGTGGGCTTTCGTATACGCCGCGCAAATTGGCCGCCGCCCAGCTCGCCGCGCGCTGGCCCCCGGCCGCGAGTTTTGAGGTCGACGCCCCGGCCGACCGGCGCGGCGTGCTGCTCGCCGAAATCGAGCGGCAGTGGAAAACGCAGTTTGAGGCCGCCGCGTTTCAACGGCTGGGGCACAGTACGTCGGCATCGGACACGCCCGAGCAGGCGGCGGAGAACGCGCGCGAGCTGGCTGCGGTCGAGCGGCTCAAGTCGGACGACCTCCGCGAGCGCCGCGCGGTGGCCGAGGACCTGCGCGGTGAATTCGGCTCTCGCCCGCTTTCGGAACCGGCGCTCGCACGCCTGGCCGACTTAATGACTCCGGAATCGGACCCGTTGGTTTGGGCGAGCGTTTTCGAGTTGCTGGCTTGCGACGCGCGCGAGCCATCGATCCGGCTGGCCTACGGGGCGCTCGGGCATTCGTCGCCGGAGGTTCGCCGCCGGGCGTGCGAGCACTTGGCGGCCCACCCCGACGCGCGGCACGCCCCGCTGCTGACGATATCGCTCGCCGATCCGGATCCAGCGGTGGTTGCGGCGGCGGTAAAGGCGCTGGGCCGGCTCAATTCGCTGGACGACACGAAGCCGCTCGCGCGATTGCTCGCGGATCCCGATCACGAATTGCGAGTGGAAGTGGCCAAAGCACTCGCGCACGCGGGAGCGGATTCGGGAATCGCCGCGCTCGAACGTCTGGCGTACGACGCCGATCCCCATGTGCGCCGGGCGGTGGCCGCCGCGATGGGCGAAGTGCCGGATGCATCGTTCTTGCCCGACTTGATTCATCTGCTCGACGATCGCCCTGAGGTATGCCGCGCGGCGCTGGCCAGCTTGCCGCGCGTGGCGGGGAACGCCATCCCGGCATCCGACTCGACGGCCGCCGCCGGATCATCGCCCGAAAGCGAGCCCCAGCGCTGGAAGGAGTGGTATCGCCGGCAAGCGACGATAGACTTAGACCAGCGAGCGCGGTAATCCTCCTCGCGCGCGCTCGTTGCAGTTTCGCTTTTTCGTGCTCAATCATGCGACCTTTGCCTCTCCGCCACGCACGCCGAAATCTGTCCGCCGCGCGTGACGAGTATGGCGTGCCGCATATCCGCGCCGCGTCGTGGTCCGACGCGCTCTACGGCTTGGGCTACCTGCACGGTCTCGATCGGCCGACACAGATGCTCTTCGCCCGAGCCATCGCCGACGGTCGCTCGGCCGAGTTGATCCGCGATCGAGCGGAATTGGCCGAGACCGACCGTTTCTTCCGCCGGGCTGGGCTGTTCTCGCGCGTCGAGGAAGAAAGTCGAGCGCTCGATCCGACTGTGCTCGCCGACGTTGCCGCCTATTGCGAAGGGGTCAACGACGGCATGCGCGATTCGGGACGGTCGCTGCCGATGTGGGCGACGGGGTTTCGTCCCAGTCCGTGGGTCGAGCAATCGGTCTTGCTGATCGGCAATTTGCTTAGCTTCGGCGGCTTGGCGGTCGGCCAGCAGCAGAACGAGCGGCTGATCCTCGAGTTGATCCAGGCGGGGGTCGATGACGCCCAGCTTCGCGAGCTGTTTTCGCCGCTCTTGGACGATGCCGATTTCGAGTTGTTGCGGCGGGTGAAGATTTCCAGCCAATTGTCCGACGAGGCCCTCGAGCTGATCACCGATCTGCCGCGGTTGGCCGGGAGCAACGCCTGGGCCGTCGCCCCGTCGCGCAGCGCGTCCGGCTCGGCCCTCTTGGCGTCTGATCCACATCTGGAGATCAACCGGCTGCCGGCGATTTGGTATGAAGCGGTGCTCCGCTGGGACGATCACTACGTGCTGGGGGCGACCTTGCCCGGTTGCCCGCTGTTTGCCGTCGCGCGCACCGAGTGGCTTGCTTGGGGCGTGACATATATGAAGGGGGACACGAGCGACTATTTCATTGAAGACTGCCGCCCCGGCGGAGCGACCGGCTGGCAATATCGCCGCGGCGAGCAATGGCTCGATTTCGCGCTCCGCGAGGAAACGATTCTGCACAAAGGCGGGGTCGCGGAATCGCTCCGCATCCACTCCAATCCGCAGGGCACTCTCGATGTCGATCCCGAGCCGACCGGGCCAGGGCTGTATCTCTCCACGGCTTGGACCGGAAACGAGCCCGGCGCGGGGCGCTCCATGGCCACTTGGGTGAAGATCATCGGTTGCCGAGACGCGGCCAGCGCCATGGACCTCGCACGCGAATGTGCCCAACCGACGCTGTGCTGGGTCTTCGCGGATCGCGACGGGCATATCGGTATGCAAGGTTGCGGCTGGTTCCCGAAGCGCGGCGAAGGCAACAGCGGGTTGCTCCCCGTGCCGGCGTGGGACGAGCGGAACCATTGGAAGGGCCGGTTGCCGGCGTCGCTACTGCCGCGGATTTACGACCCGCCCGAAGGCTTCGTCGCCACGGCCAATGAGAATGTGAATCCGCCCGGCGGCCCGGAGTTTATCACATTGCCTGTTCCCGCCCATCGCAAGCGGCGGATCGTCGAGCGGCTCTCCCAATTGCCCAAGGCGACCCTGACGGACATGCAGTCGTTGCAATACGACGTGATCAGCGTGCAAGCGCGGCGGCTGTTGGAAATCTTCCTGCCGCATTTGAACGGCACGGCGGTGACGTCGCGGCTGGCCAATTGGGATTGCAGCTATCACGCCGGCAGCCTCGAAGCGACATTGTTTGCTAGGCTCTATCGCAACGTGCTGTTGGAGATTTTCGGCGCCGCGCCGAATCGCAAAGGAGGCGGGATCGGCTGGCGGCGGATGCTTTATCTCTCGAGCCGCGCCGGCTTCTCCACGATGGTGATCACGCTGATCGACCGGCTGCTCGACCGCGAGACCTCGCTGTGGTGGAGTGATCGGGACAAAGGAGATCTGATTCGCCGAGCGGCGGAGCGGCTGACCGGCGAGGCGGACCAGCCCTGGGGCGAAGTGAACGCATTTCGCTTCGCCAATCGATTTTTTCCGCCGGAGCGCGTGGGCCGCGTGCTGGGATTCCACAGCCGCCAAATGCCGATGCCCGGCTGCCACGCGACGCCGTTTCAAGGGCATCTCCTGACGACCGCGAAGCGCGAGACGTCGTTTGCCCCGTCGTACCATTTCGTCACCGACCTCGGCACGGACGAGGCTTGGACCAATCTCCCCGGCGGACCCAGCGAAAGCCGCTTCTCGCAGTTCTACAAAAACGACATCATCCGCTGGCAAAGCGGCGTGTACAAGCGGCTGGCGGGAACGACGAATGACGAGTGATTCGTCGCGGTCATGGCTCCAAGCCCAGGCTGCGCGTGTATGCGGCGCGCTGCGAATCGAGGCCGATCCGGGTGGTGATCGCGCGCCAACGGTCGGCTGCTGAATTGAGCGCCTCGGCGGCGGATTGTTTCCCTTCGACGGCAGAGCGAACCGCGTCGTCCAACGCCGACATGTATTCGGCGTGGCCGGGAATCCGCGGCGACTCGAGCCACTGCGATTGCGAAAACGAATGAACGACCACTTCAGCATATTCTTTGGCGGCCGCGGGCGGAATCTGCGGCTCGACCCAGCGCCCCGGTTGGCCGAGATGAACGCGGCGAAAGAGCGTCGTTGCCGGGCTCGCCGGACAGATTTGCCCGCTCCATTCATCGCCCGACAGCCAGGCGAGCAATTGAAAGGCGAACTCGCCCGAGGCGCTTTCCTTCGCGACGGAACCGAGACGCCCGGAGATGGCGAGAAGCGGTACTCGGGAAACGGGACTCGGGACTCGTGTTTCCGAAATCGCGGATCGCGGATCGGAACTGTCGTCGGCTTGGAGGAGCTGCCACGACTTGGTCTTCGGACTGTAGACCTCGGTCGAGCCGGGGAGTTCGGCGAAGCCGGGGAGAACGGATTCGGGGTTGGGGCCTCGGGATTCGGCACTCAATCCAGAGGAAGAATCTGCGGCGGTCGGCCAGCTCATGGCCATGGTGCACTGGCCAGAGAGAAATGCACGGCGGGCTTCGGCGGGGGTGGCCGCGAGACAGGCGGCCGCGTTCGATTTTGCCGCGGCGACAAGTTCCTCGAGCGCGCGCACGAACGGTAGCGAAGCGATTTGCGGCGCCATCGTTTCGTTGTCGAAGAGAGTCGCGTAGTAGTCGCGATGCTTGGCGTATGCCGCCGCTCGGGCAAGTAGCACTCTTCCTGCCCAGCCGGAGGCGAGCGGCTCGAATGCCGCCGCCGACAATTCCGGCAGGTCTTTCTTGTGGTCGCCGAAGGACTCGATCAGCCGTTGGTAATCGGCCCAAGTCCTCGGCGGTGCGAGATGAAAACGGTCGAACAGATCGCGACGATAGAAGACGACGAACACCGGCGAGCCGAAGGGAATCGCATATGTTTGCTCTCCCCACTGGGCCTCGGCCAATCCGCCCGGCTCGAAGACTTCCGACTTGCGAAACCCTCCGCGCTCGAGCCATGCCGCGCTCAGCGGGCGGATCGAACCACGCTCGGCCAACGAGCCAAGTTCGTCGGCCGGGTAAATCACCGCGTCGGTCGCAAGCGGTTTGGCCGCGGACAGTTCCTCCACAGACATCTCGCGGATCTCGATATCCGCGCCCGAACGGGCTTTCCATTCTCCCTTCACGCGAGCGATCTGCTTCGCCAGCGCGGGATCGCCGACGACCGCTAGCCGCACGACGGCCGGGTGCGGCGGGGCCGAATTCGCCGGCGGCTCCAGCGGTTTCGGGCATCCGGTGAACAGCAGCGCGGCGGCCGCCAAGGCGATTCGGCAAGCCAGGGGTAAGGATGGTCGCATGATAATCGCATGGTAGGTTCTGTGTTTGCCCGCGGTCAATCCAGTGACTGGCGTCGCCGAGTTGCCGCGAGGCAGCCTTCTAAATCGGTTTGCTTGCGTTGCCGTTCGTCATATAGTTAGAATCGCGCCACATTCGCAACGATAACCGCGCTTCCCTTTCCCAACCCGATCGAGCAGGCGATGAGCGTTTTTCTCGGCATCGACATCGGCACGTCCGGCACGAAAACGCTGGCCATCAATCCCGAAGGAAAGATACTGGCCGAAGCGACCGAATCCTACCCGTCGTATCACCCCAAGCCCCTCTGGAGCGAGCAGGAGCCGGAAGATTGGTGGCAAGCGACGGTCAAGACGATCCGCGCCGTCGTCGCCAAAGGAAAGCTGAGGCCGGCGGATGTAAAGTCGATCGGCCTCTCGGGCCAAATGCACGGCTCCGTGTTTCTTGACAAGCAAGATCGCGTGATCCGCCGAGCGCTGCTATGGAACGATCAACGGACGTTTGCCGAGTGCGCCGAGATGGAGAAGCGCGTCGGCGGGCGGCGGAATTTGATTAAGCTCGTGGCCAACCCCGCGCTCACCGGCTTCACCACCCCAAAGATCCTTTGGCTGCGCAACCACGAGCCGCGTCATTTCGCGAAAACCGTCAAGGTGCTGTTGCCGAAGGATGACGTGCGGCGACGGCTCACCGGCGAATATGCGACCGACGTGAGCGATGCCAGCGGCATGCTGCTCTTGGACGTCGCCAAACGCGATTGGTCGAAGCCACTGCTTTCCAAGCTCGAACTCGATGCCAGCCTGTTCGCCAAGTGCTACGAGTCGGAAGAAATCACTGGCAAGCTCACGCGCACGACGGCGGCCGAGCTGGGCCTGACCACCAATTGCGTAGTCGTCGGCGGGGCGGGGGATTGCGCGGCAGGGGCGGTCGGCAACGGCATCGTCCGCAAGGGAGCGCTTTCCACATCGATTGGCACCTCGGGCATCATGTTCGTGCATAGCGACACGATGGAATTCGACCCCGCCGGCCGGCTGCACACTTTCTGCCACGCGGTGCGCGGCAAGTGGCACATGATGGGCGTGAGCCTTTCCGGCGGCGGCTGCCTGCAATGGTTCCGCAATCGGCTTTGCCAGGCCGAAGTCGCGGCGGCTGCGCTTGGCGGCGACGATTGCTACTCGATGCTCAGTCGCGAGGCGGCCGAAATCCCGCCCGGCAGCGAAGGGCTGTTCTTCCTGCCCTACCTTTCCGGCGAGCGCACGCCGCACGCCGATCCCAATGCCCGCGCCTGCTTCATCGGGCTAACGCTGGCCCACGGCCGCGGCCACATGGTGCGGGCCGTGATGGAAGGCGTGGCC comes from Pirellulales bacterium and encodes:
- a CDS encoding extracellular solute-binding protein; the encoded protein is MRPSLPLACRIALAAAALLFTGCPKPLEPPANSAPPHPAVVRLAVVGDPALAKQIARVKGEWKARSGADIEIREMSVEELSAAKPLATDAVIYPADELGSLAERGSIRPLSAAWLERGGFRKSEVFEPGGLAEAQWGEQTYAIPFGSPVFVVFYRRDLFDRFHLAPPRTWADYQRLIESFGDHKKDLPELSAAAFEPLASGWAGRVLLARAAAYAKHRDYYATLFDNETMAPQIASLPFVRALEELVAAAKSNAAACLAATPAEARRAFLSGQCTMAMSWPTAADSSSGLSAESRGPNPESVLPGFAELPGSTEVYSPKTKSWQLLQADDSSDPRSAISETRVPSPVSRVPLLAISGRLGSVAKESASGEFAFQLLAWLSGDEWSGQICPASPATTLFRRVHLGQPGRWVEPQIPPAAAKEYAEVVVHSFSQSQWLESPRIPGHAEYMSALDDAVRSAVEGKQSAAEALNSAADRWRAITTRIGLDSQRAAYTRSLGLEP
- the xylB gene encoding xylulokinase, which encodes MSVFLGIDIGTSGTKTLAINPEGKILAEATESYPSYHPKPLWSEQEPEDWWQATVKTIRAVVAKGKLRPADVKSIGLSGQMHGSVFLDKQDRVIRRALLWNDQRTFAECAEMEKRVGGRRNLIKLVANPALTGFTTPKILWLRNHEPRHFAKTVKVLLPKDDVRRRLTGEYATDVSDASGMLLLDVAKRDWSKPLLSKLELDASLFAKCYESEEITGKLTRTTAAELGLTTNCVVVGGAGDCAAGAVGNGIVRKGALSTSIGTSGIMFVHSDTMEFDPAGRLHTFCHAVRGKWHMMGVSLSGGGCLQWFRNRLCQAEVAAAALGGDDCYSMLSREAAEIPPGSEGLFFLPYLSGERTPHADPNARACFIGLTLAHGRGHMVRAVMEGVAYAMRDSLTIIRDLGVPVRQIRASGGGSRSPLWRQIQADVFGQKVVTLNAEEGPAYGVALLAAVGAGAFKNVEEACDATIEVVKQTPVNRRAAAYYDRGFPLYQNLYRSLKDDFKRIAALER
- a CDS encoding HEAT repeat domain-containing protein; this translates as MALLRSISRGFWRPCCIAAATLALLAASGCHPWWSAAADSAVSPIADDAPLRHQTQRDVAGARSTSETKPKRAASDNLDPLSNPFWISDSGSAELAETIAAARGQAGAPLVAASISASGSQQGSQTAATGGQHHWRHPALEKLMEQSPDRRFDLQRALASSDPIAAANAAILLARAGSSAGDAELVRAIRSSTTNLRQRCAAAEALADVRQPATVLQLQHLVDEFGDFSPTELHNYGPELHADLLRSLTRAESRADVIPAGGEPRIVAALASPAGIVRREALLALADSKLGPLPANITRLATDEDRQVRAAAVVAIAARRHCQAMEVLRRALADQDLDVRLAAVAGYGLLGGADATAELKRLSTNSAELIRAAAYDSLVDGNDPDVRAAGAADKSWRVRRVVAAALARDSNRRSVSLAEQLVADGNLDVARQTIESVANWPLEQAGPVLMKAMSGLSYTPRKLAAAQLAARWPPAASFEVDAPADRRGVLLAEIERQWKTQFEAAAFQRLGHSTSASDTPEQAAENARELAAVERLKSDDLRERRAVAEDLRGEFGSRPLSEPALARLADLMTPESDPLVWASVFELLACDAREPSIRLAYGALGHSSPEVRRRACEHLAAHPDARHAPLLTISLADPDPAVVAAAVKALGRLNSLDDTKPLARLLADPDHELRVEVAKALAHAGADSGIAALERLAYDADPHVRRAVAAAMGEVPDASFLPDLIHLLDDRPEVCRAALASLPRVAGNAIPASDSTAAAGSSPESEPQRWKEWYRRQATIDLDQRAR
- a CDS encoding penicillin acylase family protein; the protein is MRPLPLRHARRNLSAARDEYGVPHIRAASWSDALYGLGYLHGLDRPTQMLFARAIADGRSAELIRDRAELAETDRFFRRAGLFSRVEEESRALDPTVLADVAAYCEGVNDGMRDSGRSLPMWATGFRPSPWVEQSVLLIGNLLSFGGLAVGQQQNERLILELIQAGVDDAQLRELFSPLLDDADFELLRRVKISSQLSDEALELITDLPRLAGSNAWAVAPSRSASGSALLASDPHLEINRLPAIWYEAVLRWDDHYVLGATLPGCPLFAVARTEWLAWGVTYMKGDTSDYFIEDCRPGGATGWQYRRGEQWLDFALREETILHKGGVAESLRIHSNPQGTLDVDPEPTGPGLYLSTAWTGNEPGAGRSMATWVKIIGCRDAASAMDLARECAQPTLCWVFADRDGHIGMQGCGWFPKRGEGNSGLLPVPAWDERNHWKGRLPASLLPRIYDPPEGFVATANENVNPPGGPEFITLPVPAHRKRRIVERLSQLPKATLTDMQSLQYDVISVQARRLLEIFLPHLNGTAVTSRLANWDCSYHAGSLEATLFARLYRNVLLEIFGAAPNRKGGGIGWRRMLYLSSRAGFSTMVITLIDRLLDRETSLWWSDRDKGDLIRRAAERLTGEADQPWGEVNAFRFANRFFPPERVGRVLGFHSRQMPMPGCHATPFQGHLLTTAKRETSFAPSYHFVTDLGTDEAWTNLPGGPSESRFSQFYKNDIIRWQSGVYKRLAGTTNDE